CCATCGCCGCGGCCAGCTGCTCCCCGCAGTCGCAGCGGCGCGAGGAGAACACGTCTCCCGTGAGGCATTGGGAGTGGATGCGGACGAGCGCGACCGCATCCGGCCCGGGCGACCCCGCGACCAGGGCCACCGCTTCCTCACCCGTTTCCCGGTCGCGAAAACCGTGGATGATGAACGCCCCGTACCGGGTGGGGAGTTGGGCTCGAGGAACTCTGTCAAAAATCATCGCGTCCATCGTACTGTCGGGCGGCGCACTGCCCGGCGGCGGAAAGTCGCCCGGAAAAACCGGGTCCGTTAATCCTTCTTCTCGCCTTCGGCGGCGGCCTTTTTGGGGCTCTTCTTCCCCTTCTTCCCCTCTTCCTTGCCGGCGGCCTTGAATTCGCTCCCCACCAGTTCGATCCTCGCCTTCTGGGCCCCGTCCCCGTCCCGGAAGCCCAGGCGGATGATGCGGGTGTACCCCCCCGGCCTCTCCGCGAACCGCGGCCCCAGGGTCGCGAACAGCTTCGACACCACCGCCGGGTCCTTGACGTAGGCGACCGCCTGCCTGCGGTCGTGCAGCGAGCCGTGCCTTCCCAGGGTGATCATCTTCTCCGCGATAGGGCGCACCGCCTTGGCCCGATCCAGGGTGGTCACCATGCACTCCTTGTCCAGGAGCGACGTGACCATGTTGCGGAACATCATCACGCGATGCGCGGTCTTCCGTCCCAGTTTTTTCCCACCCACTCGATGTCTCATGAATCCCGTCTCCGATCTGCTTCTCCGGCCTTCCGGTTATTCCGCCCTGGGAACAGGAACCGGCTTGCCTTCCAAATCAAATTTCATCCCGAACGACAGGTTCATTCCGGAAAGGATTTCCTTGATCTCGTTCAGGGACTTGCGCCCGAAGTTCTTCGTCTTCAGCATCTCAGCCTCGGTCTTCTGGACCAGTTCGCCGATCGTCTTGATATCGGCGTTCTTCAGGCAGTTGTAGGAACGGACCGACAGCTCCAGCTCCTCGACCGAGCGCTTCAGGTTCTCCATCATCTCGCCCTGTTTGCCGTCATCCTGCTCTTCCTCCTCCTCGGGCTTCTCCTCGAAGTTGATGAAGATGGCCATGTGATCCTTGACAATTTTCGCGGCATGGGCGATGGCGTCCTGGGGCCGGATGCACCCGTTGGTCCAGACGTCCAGCACGAGCTTGTCGTAATCGGTCGTCTGCCCCAGCCGGGCGGCCTCGACCGAATAATTGACCCTCCGGATCGGCGAGTGAACGCTGTCGAGGGGGATGTAGCCCAGGGGCAGCTCTTCCTCGAAATTCTCGTCCGCCTGGATGTACCCCCGCCCCTTCTTGACCCGCATTTCTATCTTGAGCCGGCCCCCTTCGCCGATGGTGGCGATATGGACGCTGGGGTCGAGGATCTCCACGTCCGGGTCGGAGACGATGTTGGCCGAGGTGACCGTCCCCGCCTCGTCCGACTCCAGCGTGATGGTCTTCACGTGGTCGACGTGGATCCTGAGCGGGACCTGCTTCAGGTTCATGATGATGTTGGTCGCGTCCTCCTTGACGTTGGGGATCGGCGTGAACTCGTGAAGCACTCCGTCGATCTTGACGGCCGTGATCGCCGCGCCCTCGATGGAGGAGAGCAGCACCCTGCGCAGCGCATTCCCGATCGTCGTGCCGAATCCTCTTTCGAAGGGCTGGGCGTAGAAATGGCCGTAGGTCGGACTCAGGGTGTCAAGATCGCAGATCAGCCTCTTGGGCTTCTGAAAAGCTCTAGTCATAATTTTCCCCTTACCTGATCTCTCCCTTACTTCGAATAGAGTTCCACGATCAGTTGTTCGTCGATGGGCATTTGAATGTCTTCGCGTTTGGGCAGGGCGGCCACGGTCCCCTTGAGACCATCAGCGTCCAGCGTGAGCCATGCCGGGACGCCGCCGCGCCCGCTGATCGAGGCGACCGAATCCAGCACCTGCTGGTTCTTCCGGGTGCGCTCGACGAGCGCGATGGTGTCGCCGACGCTGACCTGGGCCGAGACGATATCGACCTTTTTCCCGTTCACCTGGATGTGTCCGTGCGTCACCAGCTGACGCGCCTGGTCCCGGGACGGGGCGAATCCGAGGCGGTGCACGACGTTGTCGAGCCTCCGCTCCAGCATCATCAGCAGGTTTTCGCCCGTGATCCCCTTCATCTTGTCGGCCTTGGCGAAATAATTCGCAAACTGGTTCTCCAGGACCCGGTAGATGCGCTTCACCTTCTGCTTTTCGCGCAGCTGCACCCCGTAC
This region of Acidobacteriota bacterium genomic DNA includes:
- the rplQ gene encoding 50S ribosomal protein L17, with translation MRHRVGGKKLGRKTAHRVMMFRNMVTSLLDKECMVTTLDRAKAVRPIAEKMITLGRHGSLHDRRQAVAYVKDPAVVSKLFATLGPRFAERPGGYTRIIRLGFRDGDGAQKARIELVGSEFKAAGKEEGKKGKKSPKKAAAEGEKKD
- a CDS encoding DNA-directed RNA polymerase subunit alpha, with translation MMTRAFQKPKRLICDLDTLSPTYGHFYAQPFERGFGTTIGNALRRVLLSSIEGAAITAVKIDGVLHEFTPIPNVKEDATNIIMNLKQVPLRIHVDHVKTITLESDEAGTVTSANIVSDPDVEILDPSVHIATIGEGGRLKIEMRVKKGRGYIQADENFEEELPLGYIPLDSVHSPIRRVNYSVEAARLGQTTDYDKLVLDVWTNGCIRPQDAIAHAAKIVKDHMAIFINFEEKPEEEEEQDDGKQGEMMENLKRSVEELELSVRSYNCLKNADIKTIGELVQKTEAEMLKTKNFGRKSLNEIKEILSGMNLSFGMKFDLEGKPVPVPRAE
- the rpsD gene encoding 30S ribosomal protein S4, coding for MARYREAKCRLCRREGTKLFLKGDRCFRDTCAVEKRNFPPGQHGRSRRPPKTVGYGVQLREKQKVKRIYRVLENQFANYFAKADKMKGITGENLLMMLERRLDNVVHRLGFAPSRDQARQLVTHGHIQVNGKKVDIVSAQVSVGDTIALVERTRKNQQVLDSVASISGRGGVPAWLTLDADGLKGTVAALPKREDIQMPIDEQLIVELYSK